In Leptospira stimsonii, a single window of DNA contains:
- a CDS encoding inositol monophosphatase family protein, producing the protein MDQPLAPPIDFPLEEVKRRIKSVQSVSGIFIESALKLQKDLKAFAFSTEAEEKDQIHKADEMMGKFIVEYLRQNFPSDSILSEDNYRYEGNNSFRWVLDPIDGSMNFVRGIPLYCVSIGLEHRESPVAGVVFVPGLNTKYSAILSQGAFKNGLRIDVSNTESLARSMLVPSFPTNRKEILNEVISDITAFISCGRSMRRTGSFVLDSCWVAEGLLDGIWEKGVKLWDTVASSVILTEAGGKVTDFGGKRFLSGNSEVVVSNGRIHSQIVDIMRNVRDSIGRN; encoded by the coding sequence GAATTTTTATCGAGTCCGCACTGAAACTTCAGAAGGATCTAAAGGCATTCGCTTTCTCAACGGAAGCGGAGGAAAAAGACCAAATTCACAAGGCCGACGAGATGATGGGAAAATTCATTGTTGAATATCTCAGACAAAACTTTCCTTCCGATTCGATTCTCTCCGAAGACAATTACAGATACGAAGGGAACAATTCCTTTCGTTGGGTTTTAGATCCGATCGACGGGTCAATGAACTTCGTCAGAGGAATTCCTTTGTATTGTGTTTCAATCGGATTAGAACATAGAGAGTCGCCCGTTGCCGGTGTGGTTTTTGTCCCGGGGTTGAATACGAAATATTCCGCCATCCTTTCTCAAGGCGCTTTTAAAAACGGACTTCGAATCGACGTCTCGAATACAGAATCTCTTGCTCGTTCGATGCTCGTACCGAGTTTCCCCACAAACAGAAAAGAAATATTAAACGAAGTGATCTCGGACATCACAGCGTTTATCAGCTGTGGTCGATCGATGAGAAGAACCGGATCTTTTGTACTCGATTCTTGTTGGGTAGCTGAAGGTTTGTTAGATGGAATCTGGGAAAAAGGCGTTAAACTCTGGGACACAGTCGCGAGTTCTGTAATTCTTACGGAGGCTGGTGGAAAGGTAACCGACTTCGGTGGAAAAAGATTCTTATCCGGAAATTCGGAAGTCGTCGTATCAAATGGAAGAATTCATTCTCAAATTGTGGATATCATGAGAAACGTAAGGGATTCTATCGGCAGGAACTAA
- a CDS encoding c-type cytochrome, with the protein MGRIRIRGGIFRLLFFFVTATLVLANCKEENLTPEQKLLSQGKGLYVANCSACHNQNPAIDGAVGPAVKGSNFELLKARIVSGTYPQGYNPKRSSKLMTRLPLNDEQIRSIEAYLNAP; encoded by the coding sequence ATGGGAAGAATAAGAATTCGAGGCGGAATTTTCCGTCTCCTGTTTTTTTTCGTAACTGCGACTTTGGTCCTTGCGAATTGTAAGGAAGAGAATCTGACTCCGGAACAAAAGTTACTGAGTCAAGGAAAAGGTTTGTATGTGGCGAATTGTTCGGCCTGTCACAATCAAAATCCTGCGATAGACGGTGCGGTCGGACCGGCGGTCAAGGGTTCAAATTTTGAATTGTTAAAGGCAAGGATTGTAAGCGGAACGTATCCGCAAGGATATAATCCGAAACGTTCGAGCAAGTTGATGACTCGCCTTCCGCTCAATGACGAGCAGATTCGTAGTATCGAAGCGTATCTAAACGCTCCATAA
- a CDS encoding urate hydroxylase PuuD, translating to MEEIALFTNQGLYFIFKWIHFLAGVAWIGLLWYINFVQGSFFAETDADTKKKATQQLVPRVLWWFRWGAMFTFLSGWTMIGISLYNGTTLSSGQWLAIILGGGLLGSLMWFNVWFVIWPAQKVVIAAAKGETAENPAPRAARGLLASRTNTLLSIPMLFLMGAARNLTVSVDVTSSEAHTFLGVILVLLAVVETNALTATPESATFKPIKTVKGVITSGFVLTLVIYILLEVLL from the coding sequence ATGGAAGAGATTGCTCTCTTTACAAATCAAGGTTTGTATTTCATCTTCAAGTGGATACATTTCCTAGCAGGCGTTGCCTGGATCGGCCTACTTTGGTACATTAACTTCGTACAAGGATCTTTCTTCGCTGAGACGGACGCGGATACGAAGAAAAAAGCGACTCAACAACTGGTTCCGCGAGTTCTTTGGTGGTTCCGTTGGGGCGCCATGTTCACGTTCCTAAGCGGTTGGACGATGATCGGTATTTCTCTTTATAATGGAACGACTCTATCTTCCGGTCAATGGCTCGCGATCATTCTTGGCGGCGGTCTTTTAGGTTCGCTAATGTGGTTTAATGTTTGGTTTGTGATTTGGCCTGCTCAAAAGGTCGTGATTGCGGCCGCAAAAGGTGAAACTGCAGAGAACCCAGCTCCGAGAGCCGCGAGAGGTCTTCTCGCTTCTAGAACGAACACCTTGTTGTCCATTCCTATGTTATTCCTCATGGGCGCGGCGAGAAACTTAACGGTTTCAGTGGATGTTACAAGTTCGGAAGCACATACGTTTTTGGGAGTGATTCTGGTTCTTCTCGCGGTAGTTGAAACCAACGCGTTAACCGCAACACCGGAGAGCGCTACTTTTAAGCCGATTAAAACCGTAAAAGGTGTAATTACGTCCGGGTTTGTTTTGACCTTGGTCATTTACATTCTTCTTGAGGTTCTTCTCTAA